Part of the Borreliella afzelii genome, GATTTTTTTACGATAAAGGGTACACTTTCTAATTTGAAATTGAGTGCGGTTGAATATTGTGTTTTAAGTGATATGCGCCAGGTTATAGACCGATTTGCAAATAATAACTTTTTAGTGTATCAATCCGATGACTCTAATTCTTTAGCATATCAATCCGATAGCTCTGATTTTTTAGCGTATCAATCCGATGGCTCTGATTTTTTATGGCCGCTATTCGAAGACTATAGTGAAAATGATTTTGACAAGTTCTTTACAAGATTGGGCTCCAAGAGGTCTAAAGAGCTAATAAATCTATTTCTCAAATTGAAAATGCGTGTAAGTAATAGTGTATTTGAAACAGAAGTTTTTTTCTTGTATATGTGTATTAAGGACGCATACTTAATTAATCTTTTTTATTTTGATGATGATGAGCACAATTGTTTTGATTGTGTTATGCGTACTTTTGATCAACAATTCAAAAGCAT contains:
- a CDS encoding P52 family lipoprotein: MSCDDFFTIKGTLSNLKLSAVEYCVLSDMRQVIDRFANNNFLVYQSDDSNSLAYQSDSSDFLAYQSDGSDFLWPLFEDYSENDFDKFFTRLGSKRSKELINLFLKLKMRVSNSVFETEVFFLYMCIKDAYLINLFYFDDDEHNCFDCVMRTFDQQFKSIVKSLKLKLEDFGVFV